From Oncorhynchus tshawytscha isolate Ot180627B linkage group LG11, Otsh_v2.0, whole genome shotgun sequence, the proteins below share one genomic window:
- the sdsl gene encoding L-serine dehydratase/L-threonine deaminase gives MASPKAFHINSPFLESIDMSKRTGTEVYLKMESSQPSGSFKIRGIGHLCQKIAGPESKGVVCSSGGNAGMATAYVARKLNIPATIIVPSSSPELIREKLKDQGATVRVVGKVWDDANDEALRLTQTDGLTYVPPFDHPLLWQGHASIVREIKASLPSKPGAVVLSVGGGGLLCGVVEGMKEVGWASVPIICMETEGADCFNAAVKAGKIVTLPDITSEAKCLGSKTVCSQAFEYIKEGNMNIISELVTDQQALQAVETFLDEERVLVELACGAALAAVYCGVIQRLQGEGRLPVPLAGPLVMIVCGGSSINQAQLEHLRKVLNR, from the exons ATGGCAAGCCCAAAAGCCTTTCACATAAATAGCCCGTTTTTGGAGAGCATAGACATGTCAAAACGGACGGGGACCGAAGTGTATTTAAAAATGGAAAGTTCCCAACCATCCGGTTCATTCAAAATCCGTGGTATCGGACACCTGTGCCAAAAG ATTGCAGGACCAGAGTCCAAAGGAGTTGTTTGCTCTTCAG GTGGCAACGCTGGGATGGCCACAGCCTATGTGGCACGCAAACTAAACATTCCAGCAACTATCATTGTGCCTTCATCCTCTCCTGAGCTGATTAGGGAGAAGCTAAAGGACCAGGGAGCCACGGTCAGAGTAGTCGGCAAG GTGTGGGATGATGCCAATGATGAAGCCCTGCGTCTGACCCAGACTGATGGCCTGACCTATGTCCCACCCTTTGACCATCCTCTGCTCTG GCAAGGCCATGCCAGTATTGTGAGAGAGATCAAGGCCTCTCTTCCATCCAAGCCTGGGGCTGTAGTTTTATCTGTGGGGGGAGGAGGGCTGCTCTGTGGGGTGGTGGAGGGCATGAAGGAAGTGGGATGGGCCAGTGTGCCCATCATCTGCATGGAGACTGAGGGAGCAGACTGTTTTAACGCAGCAGTAAAGGCTGGCAAGATAGTCACCCTCCCTGACATCACTAg TGAGGCCAAGTGTCTGGGTTCGAAGACGGTGTGCAGCCAGGCCTTTGAGTACATTAAGGAGGGCAACATGAACATCATATCAGAGCTGGTCACTGACCAGCAGGCCTTGCAAGCAGTGGAGACCTTCCTGG ACGAGGAGCGTGTGCTGGTGGAGCTGGCCTGTGGGGCTGCGTTAGCGGCTGTGTACTGTGGTGTCATCCAGAGACTGCAGGGTGAGGGCCGGCTGCCTGTTCCCCTAGCAGGACCCCTAGTCATGATTGTCTGTGGAGGGAGCAGCATCAACCAGGCACAGCTGGAACATCTCAGGAAGGTCCTCAACAGATGA